The following proteins are encoded in a genomic region of Hippocampus zosterae strain Florida chromosome 2, ASM2543408v3, whole genome shotgun sequence:
- the mylz3 gene encoding myosin, light polypeptide 3, skeletal muscle isoform X1 has protein sequence MTEFTADQIEDFKEAFGLFDRIGDSQVAYNQVADIMRALGQNPTNKDVIKILGNPTADDMANKRINFDTFLPMLKQVDALPKGTYDDYVEGLRVFDKEGNGTVMGAELRIVLSTLGEKLNESEIDALMAGQEDENGSVHYEAFVKHIMSV, from the exons ATG ACCGAGTTCACAGCGGATCAAATTGAGG ACTTCAAAGAGGCCTTTGGTCTCTTCGACAGAATTGGTGACAGCCAGGTGGCCTACAACCAGGTGGCCGACATTATGCGCGCTCTGGGCCAGAACCCCACCAACAAGGATGTCATCAAGATCCTGGGCAACCCCACCGCAGATG ACATGGCCAACAAGAGGATCAACTTTGACACCTTCCTGCCCATGCTGAAACAGGTGGACGCTCTGCCCAAGGGTACCTATGACGACTATGTTGAGGGTCTGCGCGTCTTTGACAAGGAGGGCAACGGCACCGTCATGGGTGCTGAACTGCGCATTGTGCTGTCCACCCTGG GAGAGAAGTTGAACGAGAGCGAGATTGATGCCCTCATGGCCGGCCAGGAGGATGAGAACGGCAGTGTGCACTACGAGG CATTCGTCAAGCACATCATGTCTGTGTAA
- the mylz3 gene encoding myosin, light polypeptide 3, skeletal muscle isoform X2: MTEFTADQIEDFKEAFGLFDRIGDSQVAYNQVADIMRALGQNPTNKDVIKILGNPTADDMANKRINFDTFLPMLKQVDALPKGTYDDYVEGLRVFDKEGNGTVMGAELRIVLSTLGEKLNESEIDALMAGQEDENGSVHYEAFV, translated from the exons ATG ACCGAGTTCACAGCGGATCAAATTGAGG ACTTCAAAGAGGCCTTTGGTCTCTTCGACAGAATTGGTGACAGCCAGGTGGCCTACAACCAGGTGGCCGACATTATGCGCGCTCTGGGCCAGAACCCCACCAACAAGGATGTCATCAAGATCCTGGGCAACCCCACCGCAGATG ACATGGCCAACAAGAGGATCAACTTTGACACCTTCCTGCCCATGCTGAAACAGGTGGACGCTCTGCCCAAGGGTACCTATGACGACTATGTTGAGGGTCTGCGCGTCTTTGACAAGGAGGGCAACGGCACCGTCATGGGTGCTGAACTGCGCATTGTGCTGTCCACCCTGG GAGAGAAGTTGAACGAGAGCGAGATTGATGCCCTCATGGCCGGCCAGGAGGATGAGAACGGCAGTGTGCACTACGAGG
- the acadl gene encoding long-chain specific acyl-CoA dehydrogenase, mitochondrial → MFVRNLIKLFRCDYKQISRSAQFLPSAAARLQHNGAHELGQPVPSSRPETSKAKTLIDIGTRRIFNEDHDLFRQSVRRFFQEEVVPHHKEWEKAGQVSREVWEKAGEQGLLGVMTPEECGGIGGDLLSAAITWEEQMYSNCSGPGFALHSDIVMPYIINYGTKEQIERFIPKMVTGKCICAIAMTEPGAGSDLQGVRTYAKRDGSDWILNGNKVFITNGWMADLVVVVAVTNREAKTAAHGISLFLIEDGMSGFHKGRKLEKIGLKAQDTAELFFEDVRLPAESLLGELNKGFYYLMNELTQERLVIADMAVASCEFMFEETRNYVLQRKAFGKTIAHLQTVQHKLAELKTEICVGRAFLDSCLQLHVEKRLDPATASMAKYWASDLQNKVATQCLQLHGGWGYMWEYPIAKAFVDSRVQPIYGGTNEIMKELIARSIVSQK, encoded by the exons ATGTTTGTCAGAAATCTAATCAAGCTATTTCGCTGTGACTATAAACAAATTTCTCGGTCAGCACAGTTTCTGCCTTCGGCTGCAGCAAG ATTGCAGCACAATGGTGCCCATGAACTTGGTCAGCCGGTCCCCTCATCTCGTCCAGAGACATCGAAAGCAAAGACCCTTATAGACATCGGGACTCGCCGTATTTTCAACGAAGACCATGACCTCTTCAGGCAGAGTGTGCGCCGCTTCTTCCAAGAGGAGGTCGTGCCACATCACAAGGAGTGGGAGAAGGCTGGTCAGGTGAGCAGGGAGGTGTGGGAAAAGGCTGGTGAGCAAGGCCTTTTGGGAGTTATGACACCAGAAGAATGCGGCGGCATTGGCGGGGACCTGCTCTCTGCAGCTATCACATGGGAggaaca AATGTACTCAAACTGTTCAGGACCTGGTTTTGCGCTTCACTCTGACATCGTCATGCCTTACATAATCAACTATGGCACCAAGGAGCAGATTGAACGTTTTATTCCCAAAATGGTCACTGGAAAGTGCATCTGCGCCATTGCCATGACTGAGCCAGGAGCGGGCAG TGATCTTCAAGGTGTGCGGACATACGCCAAGCGTGATGGCAGCGATTGGATCCTGAATGGCAACAAG GTGTTCATCACCAACGGCTGGATGGCCGACCTGGTAGTGGTGGTGGCCGTGACCAACCGTGAGGCAAAGACAGCAGCCCACGGCATCAGTCTCTTTCTGATAGAGGATGGCATGAGTGGCTTCCACAAAGGGCGCAAGTTGGAAAAGATTGGCCTAAAGGCACAG GACACCGCTGAACTTTTCTTTGAGGATGTACGACTCCCAGCGGAGAGCCTATTAGGCGAACTCAACAAAGGTTTCTACTACTTGATGAATGAGCTGACGCAG GAGCGTCTGGTAATCGCCGACATGGCCGTCGCAAGCTGCGAGTTTATGTTTGAAGAAACCAGGAACTACGTGTTGCAGAGGAAAGCATTTGGAAAGACAATCGCTCACCTCCAG ACCGTGCAGCACAAATTGGCGGAGCTAAAGACAGAAATCTGCGTGGGCCGCGCCTTCCTTGATAGCTGCCTGCAGCTCCATGTCGAGAAACGCCTTGACCCTGCCACTGCTTCCATGGCCAAGTACTG GGCGTCTGACCTGCAGAACAAGGTGGCCACGCAGTGCCTGCAGCTTCATGGTGGCTGGGGCTACATGTGGGAGTACCCCATTGCCAA GGCATTTGTGGATTCTCGTGTCCAGCCCATCTATGGAGGAACCAATGAGATCATGAAAGAGCTCATCGCGCGAAGCATCGTCAGCCAGAAATGA